DNA from Pajaroellobacter abortibovis:
AAAGGATGGATCAACCTACCCTAGATTCGATCGGTATTCAGACGAATACATCTCAAGAGAGAGAGAGGCACATTCGTTCTTACGTGGGGGGACAGGCAGTCATCGAAGGGGTGATGATGCGCACCCCTCTTTCGATGACGGTAGCTGTGCGGCGTGAGGATGGAACCATTCTCGTCCGCAGCAGATGGGCTCCTATTCCTCATGAGGCATGGCTCAAGTGGCCCTTCGTTCGAGGGATTTCATCCTTAGTGGATTCGCTTCGGTTAGGAGGGGAGGCGATTCGCTTTTCCGCTGAGGAATGGGAAAAGAGACTCGCTTCGCTTTCTACTTCTGCTGTTTTGACATGGAGAGTTGGAAAACTGAGCTTGTGGACTTGGTGGAAAGCGTTTTTGATCACTTCCTTCCCCTTCCTATTACCTAATGAAGAAGGGAATTCGTCGCCTCTGGTCTCTGTCTCTGCTGCAAATATAGCCCAGACGATGCATTCGATGGAGACTGAGCGCGCTTCGTCCGCAAAGGGGAGCAGTGGGGCTGCGTCGATGTTGATCGTTGGGATCCTTCTCCTTTGGGTGGCTTTGCCTCAGATGATTGCTGCGGGGTTCAATACTGCGCTTCGCCTGCAAGTGCCTCTGCAGTCGCTTGCTTTTCAAGCTCTCACAGGAGGGGTCAAACTCTCTCTCTTGATAGGCTATCTGCTTTTCTTGCGCAGAGTGGCCGATGTGCGCCGCCTATTCCAATACCATGGGGCTGAGCATAAATCGATTTATACGTATGAGGCGGGTGAGCCTCTTAAGGTGCAGTACGCACGCGGGAAAACCACACTACACCCTCGCTGTGGAACTACTTTTATGGTAATGGTGGTTTTGGTTTCGGTGGTTGTGTTTACAGCGGTGGGAGGGTTATTGCCTCGAATCCATACAGGTTATGCACTGCTTGACCACTTTTTGTTTTTTCTTGAAAAATTGCCCTTTCTCCCTTTGATTGTGGCGATCACTTTTGAGATTCAACGTCTCTTTGTGAAACTCTCCGCCATTTCATGGCTACGTTTCGTTCTTTTCCCAGGGCTTCTCACCCAAAAGATGACAACAATGGAACCGGAGGATGACCAGCTTGAAGTCGCTCTTGTGGCACTCCGTGAAGCCTTGTTATCTGATAAAAAATGGTCTGCTCTAGGAGTGGAAGTGACCCTCTACGAAGCGTCTACTTTGTGCACATCTGCTTAGTTATTGCATACGATTGATGAAAATCGATCTGATAAGCATTGGTGATGCATGCATGTGGATTGTCATGGTAGGACAAAAAGATGCTGCCAATCGATAAGCTTGAACAGCTCTGTCGCCGATATGTGGAACTTGACGAGCTGCTATGTCAGCCTCAAGTGCTTGCTGATAGAAACCAGCTTTCCAAACTTAATCGAGAACGCATCGAACTTGAGCCAGTGGTACAAGAATTCTTCCGTTATCGTGAGGTCGATAAGCAAGTTGTGGAAAGTGAGCAAGCGCTCTCCGACCCCGAATTGCGAGGGCTTGCAGAACAAGAGCTCGCCTTCTTTTTAGCTGAAAGAGAAAAGTTGAGTAGATCGATCCAGATGCTCTTACTCCCTACGGATCCGCGGGATAAAAAAAATACTATCTTAGAGATACGGAGCGGGGAGGGTGGAGAAGAGGCAGCACTTTTTGCTGCTGATCTGTTTCGTATGTACGTGCGTTACGCGGAGGCAAAAGGGTGGATTATCGAAATTCTTTCGATGAGTGAGAGTGTGGGGGGAGGGTATAAAGAGATCGTTGCGCTTGTGAGTGGCAAGGATGTCTATTCTCATCTCCGTTTCGAAGGGGGGGTGCATCGTGTTCAGAGGGTTCCGCTAACCGAAACGCAGGGGCGAATTCACACCTCGACAGCCACTGTAGCTGTGTTGCCCGAAGCAGAGGAAGTCGATGTCCAGATCGATGAGA
Protein-coding regions in this window:
- the prfA gene encoding peptide chain release factor 1, producing the protein MLPIDKLEQLCRRYVELDELLCQPQVLADRNQLSKLNRERIELEPVVQEFFRYREVDKQVVESEQALSDPELRGLAEQELAFFLAEREKLSRSIQMLLLPTDPRDKKNTILEIRSGEGGEEAALFAADLFRMYVRYAEAKGWIIEILSMSESVGGGYKEIVALVSGKDVYSHLRFEGGVHRVQRVPLTETQGRIHTSTATVAVLPEAEEVDVQIDEKDLEYSIAASGGPGGQGVNTTNSAVQVLHKPSGILVKCQDERSQIKNKAKALKVLRSRLLEIECQQREAQLSAERRSMVSTGERSQKIRTYNYPQNRVRDHRIQLSLNKDRVIEGELDELITSLRTHHQAALLQGETADFSEDIEDG
- a CDS encoding DUF1385 domain-containing protein; its protein translation is MDQPTLDSIGIQTNTSQERERHIRSYVGGQAVIEGVMMRTPLSMTVAVRREDGTILVRSRWAPIPHEAWLKWPFVRGISSLVDSLRLGGEAIRFSAEEWEKRLASLSTSAVLTWRVGKLSLWTWWKAFLITSFPFLLPNEEGNSSPLVSVSAANIAQTMHSMETERASSAKGSSGAASMLIVGILLLWVALPQMIAAGFNTALRLQVPLQSLAFQALTGGVKLSLLIGYLLFLRRVADVRRLFQYHGAEHKSIYTYEAGEPLKVQYARGKTTLHPRCGTTFMVMVVLVSVVVFTAVGGLLPRIHTGYALLDHFLFFLEKLPFLPLIVAITFEIQRLFVKLSAISWLRFVLFPGLLTQKMTTMEPEDDQLEVALVALREALLSDKKWSALGVEVTLYEASTLCTSA